TCCGAAGCCGGCGATCTCAGTCGCGAGGCTCTCCGCGGCGCCATCGAGCGCGCACGCCGCGCCGCGATCGTCGATCCTCATTTTTCCGGTTTGGCCCGCGATCAACGAAAGCTGGCGACGAGCGCTGGCGGTGCCAGCGACCTCGCTCGCGCCAGCGACTCGATGTTGACGGCGAGTGCCTGGCAGGTGATCGGCGGTGCACTTGCTGCGTTCCACGCTGGCTACAAAAATTCCAGCGGACACCCTGGTCTGGTGATCGGCGGCGATCTCTCCTTGGCGCACGATCGCATCGCGATCGCCGGGTCAAATCTCGCCGATGTGCGCACGGACGAGAGCGCGCACTTCGTTTCCTCGCTCACTGCGATCGTCGAGTCGATGGATGGGAAAGGAACCGCCACCGCGGTGGGGGGAAGTGTCGAGCAGATGCGCGGCGCGGTTGCGACCTTGGGGCACAATGCAGTTCGGCGCGCGCTCGGTCTGGGCGCGGGTGTGCGGCCAGCCTCCGGGCGCTACCGGATCATATTGGGGCCGCAGCCGATCGCCGAGATTCTCAACTACCTGGTAATCGGATCGCTGACCACGGGCGCGTTTTACGCCGCGAGCTCTGCGTATCAGGGCAAGTTTGCCCGCGAGGTCATGGACGCGCGCATCGGGTTGGTTGACGATCCCGCCCTACCTGCGGGGCCGGTCCGGCGCACGGTCACCTGTGAGGGTCTGCGGGCCGGGAAGACCGAGTTGGTTCGTGCCGGACGCCTGGTCGGATTGCTGTCGAACGTCTACGATTCCCATCGCCTCGAGACCGACGAGTTGCGCGCGGAGAAGCTCGGCCAAGACGGCAACGGCGCAACCTTCCCGCCGCGCGCGGGCTATCGATTAGGCGAAGGCGGCGGCCGCCGCTTCGATGCGGAGCCAGGCTCGACCGCGACCAACGTGGTGATGCGCGCGCACGGCGCGATCTCCCAACGCGCCCTGCTCGAGGCACTCGGCGACGGACTCTACGTTGGCCGCATCTGGTACACCTACCCGATCAACGGACAACGCGCGGGCGACTTCACCTGCACGGTCACCGGCGATTCATACCTGGTTCGCGACGGCAAGCTTGCCGAACCGCTGGCGCCGAACTCGCTGCGCATCAACGCTAATATCGCGGAAGTGTTCGACAAGCCGCTCGCAATCGGGGCCCGCATCACCCCGACCATTGTCTGGGGTTCCGCCGAGACATACTTCGTCCCTGCGATAGCGGCTGCAAGCCTCACCCTCGCGGAGATTGGCGTCCAGAGTTAAGACAGAGAGGCGCCCGCCGCTAAGCTGGGTTTGCTAGGCGAGCCGCTTGCGCCAGAATTCCATTGGCACCCTTTGCGCCCCAACTTCCGCGCGTTCGAAACCAAACTTGCTATACAGCCGGCGCGCGCGATGGTTGTCCTCGCGAACTTCCAGGGTTATCGCACATCCGTTCATCGAACGCGCCTTCGCTTCGATTCGATCCAGGAGGAGCTTCCCCATTCCCGCCCCGCGCGCCGACGCCTGCACAAAAATGTCGTGGATGTTAATCAACGGCCGGGCATTGAAGGTCGAAAATCCGAGAAAACAGATCGCAAACCCGACAGGCTCTTCACCGCGCAGCGCAAAGAACACGTAACACGCCGGATGGGCTCGCAGACCGGGAATCAGCTCGCGCTTCACTTGCTCTGAGGGCGCCGATCCCCCTTCCATAGGATCGCGCATGTAAGCATCGAGCATCTCAACGAGCACGGCCGCCTGCTCGCGATCGGCAAGATCCGCTTCGCGGACGGTGATGTCGTCGCTCATTTTGGAATCCAGGCGAAAGATTTCTGGTCCGCCCTTGGGCCGTGCTGGTTAGAAAGGGCGCTGCGATTTATCCCGAAACCTGTTTGTCGTCCTTATAGGTTTCCTCCCAGTTTCTGAACCCCTGCGCGTCCCATCGTTTCCACACCCCCTCGCGCTTGCCGTCCTTGTACTGACCCATCGCGGAAATCTTGCCGTTGCTGTACCAGCCGATATGCGCGCCGTCCAGTGCGCCGTCTTTGTAGTGGTCGATCGATGCTTTTTGTCCGTTGTCGTACCACATCGTCCATTCGCCGCTCTGCTTGCCGTTGTGGTATTCGCCCTTCATCATCAAGCTGCCTTCGCCCCGGTAAATTTCAAACGGTCCTTCCTTGACGGCCTCTCCATTCACCATCTTCTG
This region of Candidatus Binataceae bacterium genomic DNA includes:
- a CDS encoding GNAT family N-acetyltransferase — its product is MSDDITVREADLADREQAAVLVEMLDAYMRDPMEGGSAPSEQVKRELIPGLRAHPACYVFFALRGEEPVGFAICFLGFSTFNARPLINIHDIFVQASARGAGMGKLLLDRIEAKARSMNGCAITLEVREDNHRARRLYSKFGFERAEVGAQRVPMEFWRKRLA
- a CDS encoding toxin-antitoxin system YwqK family antitoxin, with the translated sequence MPTTVKVILLFIPVLLAACKGAGPAAFSCPPGTQAMGELPPGGQERWCQKMVNGEAVKEGPFEIYRGEGSLMMKGEYHNGKQSGEWTMWYDNGQKASIDHYKDGALDGAHIGWYSNGKISAMGQYKDGKREGVWKRWDAQGFRNWEETYKDDKQVSG
- a CDS encoding metallopeptidase TldD-related protein — protein: IPSRGVEEIKSLGADGFQVRIVRSRDRHEIGTASEAGDLSREALRGAIERARRAAIVDPHFSGLARDQRKLATSAGGASDLARASDSMLTASAWQVIGGALAAFHAGYKNSSGHPGLVIGGDLSLAHDRIAIAGSNLADVRTDESAHFVSSLTAIVESMDGKGTATAVGGSVEQMRGAVATLGHNAVRRALGLGAGVRPASGRYRIILGPQPIAEILNYLVIGSLTTGAFYAASSAYQGKFAREVMDARIGLVDDPALPAGPVRRTVTCEGLRAGKTELVRAGRLVGLLSNVYDSHRLETDELRAEKLGQDGNGATFPPRAGYRLGEGGGRRFDAEPGSTATNVVMRAHGAISQRALLEALGDGLYVGRIWYTYPINGQRAGDFTCTVTGDSYLVRDGKLAEPLAPNSLRINANIAEVFDKPLAIGARITPTIVWGSAETYFVPAIAAASLTLAEIGVQS